GGCCTGTACCCACTCGGCACACATTTGAGAAGCCATGGGAGTCGGGGGCCTCCCAGagcaggagggcagaggaggcagCTGAGAGTCTTTTGGAAGCAGTGACTGGTAATGACTTCTTTAGTTCTGCTTCCCATGTGGGAGTGACTGGCTCTTCCCACAGGCAGCAGCCAGGCCTAACTGTGCCCTCTCTTGCAGACCCCATGATGGAGCTGACGGGCACTGACCCCTCCGAGCTTGACAGCCAGCAGGAGATCGAGGACTTCGAGGAGAACGCCTACGCCTACGCCGGTGTGGACAGCAGCGCCGAGGCCAGCGTCCTCACCGAACAGGCCATGAAAGAGATGGCCTACTACAACGTGCTATAGCACAGGCCGGGCCACCCAGGACGGGGCAAGGAGGGCGTGGGGCGTGGGGGGAGACCCATGTGCTGCAGGCTGCACCTCCTGCAGCTGAAAAACAAGCTACTGCCCCACTGTCCTGAGCCCTCCCTCCCACTCAGTCGTTTGCACCACTAGGGACTTGTAGACCAAATGGAGACTGTACTACTGGCCTCAGCTGTGAACCAGGCACAGGCCCCAGGCATCCTAGGGAAAGAAGGCTAACACGGGAGGCCCAGGTCTGGGTCTCCTTGGCCTGCtgctgtgggagaaatgcagatGGGGGCCGTCTGGGGACAGGTCACAAGGGCATAGGTTCTCAAGTCTCTCCAGGCCCAGCAGAGCTGGGGCGGCCCATATGGGCAGGGCCATCCTGATGGCTCCTTGGGGGTCCTGTCACTGGAGGGAGATCTGTTGAGCCATGTCTTGTTTCTCCTCTGGACCCTCTCCTGCCTCTAGGGATATTTGAGCTCCTGTCCTGGTCAGCCTTGCCCCCCACCCTTACCCCCCACCGGCCCCTGGGCTGTGAAAAGCTCAGGCCCAGAGCCCATTCCCCCACCCTGTCCATGGACAGCCAGGCAGGGCCCTCTGCCTTCTACCTCCTGGTGACTCCCGCTCTCTCCTCCAGCCAGGTGTGCATGCGGCCTGGTCCTGGCCTTAGGAAAGCGGGGTGTAGCCCAACCCCCAGCTACCGTCCTCTCCAGCCGACCCCCAGAAGGCTCCCATCTTACAGCCCTGTTTGGAAGTGGGCATCCCTAAAGTGGATTTCAGCAAATTGTTATCCAGTTCTGTCTCGAAGTGGGGCACCACCCCAGGGTCCCCCGACAAAGCCAGGACATGCCTTGCATCAGACACACACTAACAAAGACAGATGGAGGCCCCTTGAGCAAGGGGACCGGTGACGAGGTCGTTGGGGACCAAGAGGGGCTGTCCTCAAGGAGGCCAAGGAGGGCCTATGTAGGGGTGGGGGCCTGGAGTTTTCCTCTTATTTAAGGTCTAATAAGTATGCAATTTGAGGATGCGGACAGCCAAGAGTCAGCAGGGTCCCAGGAAGAGCAAcgtatttaaaaaggaaaatgaagaccatagagggaaaaaaaaatggttttttgaGCAAAGGGGGGTATTTTGaaggtaatttatttttctcctttccaacTGTGTCACCTGTTATCTTTTCTGATGGagatcattttctttttgccAGCGGAAGCTTTCTTGTGTGCTGTGCGTGCTTTGTGCCTCCCCAACCAAGAGCAGCGTGGCCTGCCCTGGCGGGACTCGGGCTCGGAGGGCACTGTCGGTCTGGCCCTGGGGCTTCAGCTGCTGGCAGGAAGCCTCCGGAGGCCAAGGCGAGAGGCAGGAGGCGGCAGAGCCCGGCAGGCCGTccaccctctcccagcccctccggCTAGTGACTTGCTCTGCACCACCCAGAGCAGCGGCCCGGGCTGCCGCCCCTGCTCAGCTCACGGTTCGCTCCCTCACCAGCCCGCTCTCATCTCCTCGGTCCCCGCGCCAGCTCCTGCCCCGGAACTGAAGACTGCAGGCCCAGGGCTGTGAAAGAGCACATTCAGGAATGCTGGGGCACCCAGACGCCCACCCACTCGCCCCCCGCGGCCTCCGTGGAGGGGAGCAGGCAAGGCCATTCCCAGAGGCACAGGAGGTGAAGCCACCAGCTTCAGCCCAGAAACCAGGAAGCGGGGAGcggctggggagggaggtgccCCCAAGGCTGTATCCTTAGTGAAGGACCAAGCCAGGCCTCAGGGTGGCTGAGATCAGGACGGAGGGGAGGACGAGGTAGCCTCGGGATCAGGCAGCCAGGTGCCCCTTCCTTCTCTGCTAGAGTTCATGCTAAGCAGCAAATAAGAGGGCTGGGGCTCACGGGAGCCTCGCCCCGACTGTGGCTCTCCAGACCCCGAGGCCCCCCAGCCTCCCAGGTGCCCGCCATGATGACCCTCAGGTGGCAGTGACCCCGTCACTGTAGAAGACATTTTCTCCTGCTGAGCAGAAGCATCATCCCCCGCAAACTACCTCTTCCCACAACTTCTTTCTCCCCTGGTACCAAAAAGAACCCTgtacctcctcttcctcctcttccctgccaGTGCAGTGGCCTTGGTCTTGGAAACCCATGAGAGAAGGTCTGGCCCCCAGGGTGGGGCTCTCCTCTCTGCCCGCAGCCCCGCCATCAGCACCAGCCCTCTGCGAGGTTCGATACTTGAACGCCCCCCCTGCCCTGTGCCTTGGACCTGGGCAAGGCTGAGAGAAGGAAGCAGCACAACTCACAATTGGAGCTGGGTGGGCGGTGGTCTTGGCAAGGCTCCGgtcctcaccccccaccccaccccaaccttTTCAAAAGAGGCGTGCAGCCTCGCGGGTGACTTGGAAACTCCTGGACAAATTCCATTCTAACTTATTTTGACGTGTATACAAACCAACTGTTTAGAAATTCCACTTGTGCAAAGCCCTACTGTGTTTATATGTTCCTGTTTAAAAGAGAAGTTTACTtagcaataattataaataaatgaatattctttAGTGAGGTGACTGCGAGTGCTTCTTTCCATGGTTCTTGGGGACCTGGTCCTCACCCCTCCCTCAGAAGGAGCTCCCTACAAGGCTTCCCTCTCTGGGGGCCCAGAGGAGCCCCAGCCCATCCTTTGCACTAGAATGGCCACCTGCAGAGCTCCAAGCCCGTGAGAAAGGGGCGCAGGTCAAGGCCCCAGAATTCCCACCACTCGAAGAGAAAGCCCGCTTCCCAACACCAACAGGCCACCAGGACAGAAGCCAGCTCCCGATGCCAGACTGGGCTTCAGAGGCTGTGCCTTCTGGGGAGCTGCCAGCCCTTCGTTACTGATGGGGAAGAAGGGGCCGGAAACCTTGAGCTTCCCCCCAGGAGTTGGGCCAGCCAGAGTCAGCACGCCAGCTTTTCCTCCTAGAGCGCCGGGAGTCCTGTGATTACTGAGGAAGAGTGGTCTTAGCACAGAAGGCGGCTGTCAGTGGAGGTGGGCAGCTGGAGCCCATCTCAGAGCTACCAAGGCTCCCAGCTATTGGGTTTCAGAATACATGAGAGCCCACCCAAATTTGGGAAATGGACTTTGGGttgccaaatatttattttctcaagtcAAGATGACACAAGTccggaattccctggtggtccaatggttaggactccgcgctttcactacagatcctggtcaggcaactaagacccggcaagCCATgcggccccccccccccaaaaaaagacaaCTCTTCCCTAGGACATTTTAACACCAAAAGTAGAACATAATCCCTGAATAAAGGATAGCCCTTTAAGTTGGATCTGTTTAGCTTTATAGCAACTTTATAAACTTACTTTTCCATTCTTTTGCCACAGAATGGTGAAGAAGAACCCAAGTCTGGGACTCACTAGCCTGGACCACATGGGGGCTCCACTCACAGGCCCAGGCCCGAGTCCCAGGCAGCCGTGGGGAAGAGAACTGAGGCGGCCACTGTGTGGGACCTGTTTGAGGACTGAGAAACAGGCAAATAAAGAGGTCTGGGCACGTTTAGAAAGTTAAAACtatcaaagacaaaaataaataaaaatataaccgTACTCTATCGGAAGTGACAATCTCAAAATGGAAAAGAGGATACAGAAGCCAGATCGTGCTAGGACATTCCAGGGAACCCACAGGCCTTCTGCCCGGCCCCCTCCCCCCGGCGGCCCCCTGACTGCACAGAGGCCTGCTGTGGCCCGAGGCACCCCGGTCAGCCCCTGGGGGAATCCGCCAGCCCTTTGAGGGCTTCTGCCTCTAGGCCCCAGCTGCCTCCTCCCCGTCAGGGACAAACACAGCAGACTGTTTTGTGAAGAGCTTTTTAGTAGCTAAATATGGCACCATGTGTTCCGAGGGCAATATAAATTACAGTATGCAAAACATACCACTGGCTGAGGTAAAACACACTGTTCCTGCCTCATGTCACCATGAGGGGAAACACAcagatacttttaaaaacatcttgCTTATAAAAAAGAGTGTCCCCTAGAAAGGCCTCCAAAGAGGGGTTGTGAGGCTCACCCTCCGCTGCGGGGCATGTCGGGGTTGAGGGGGACCTGTGGCCACCCGCTCGGCCCCAGCCCGGCCGCCACGGCAGCCAGCAGCGCTCCCACCCCGCTACTGCTGGCCCAGAGCTTTGTCCAGGTTGCTCTTGATGGTGTCCAGGAAGTCCGAGGTGTTCAGGAAGTGCTCGTTCAGCTTCACACTGCCAAGAGAGCACCTGCACGTGAGGGCCGCTCCGGCCGGGCCCTCCCAGGGCAGAGTCTGAGCTCAGGCATCCGGACGGCAGCCCCCTCGTGCAGTCATGGGGAGGTCTACAGGCCAGAGGCACCTGGAGCCAATGGTCAAAAGGCCACAGGAAACTCGGCAGGAACCCAGTAAGGCCTGTCTTTGCTTTTCCAGGTGAGTGGGCAACTAGGTACAAGCTCTCTGGGGAGAAGCTGGGAGACGGGTGCAGCAGGGGATGGAAACATTCTGAGCAACTAGCCTCAGGGATGGGGACCCACTCGCTATGCCTGGTGTGCGGAGGCTGGCCCGAGCCATCCCCCAGGCCATGGACCTGTCCTGCCCCCAGCAGCTAAGTTAACTCAGGAGGAGGCCTCTAAGAAGGACCCTGGGCTTCTTTCCACCTGACCCCGAGGTCCCAGAAGGCCAGCCCTGCCCTCTACCCCAGGCCACCCACTTGCTGAGGCCATGGATACAGCCCGCCAGGTCCTTGGTCATGGCTCCACTCTCCACTGTCTCGACGCACACCTTCTCCAGGGTCTGGGCAAACCTGCAGGGAACAGGGCGGAGCGAGACCCCAGCTGTGTGGAGCCAGGGCCCAGATCCAGCTGCCCAGATCCAGCTCAGGCCCTCCCTCTGCACTCACCTGATCAGGTCCTGGTTTCCGTCCAACTTCCCCCGGTGCTCCAGGCCACGCGTCCAGGCAAAGATGCTAGCGATAGGGTTGGTGCTGGTAGGCCGGCCCTGGGGGAAGAGGTCGCAGGGGCATGAAGAGCCAACCAGCCAACAAGAGGGCCACCTGGACACAGCTGCCCACCTCTAGACTGACAGGACCAGGCCCGTGCTCCCAGCCCTCAGGGCCAGTGGGCTCGGGCCCCGGGGGCAGATGGGACACGCGGCCACGGTCCTCGCGCTCACCTTCTGGTGCTCCCGATAGTGGCGGGTGACCGTCCCATGAGCAGCCTCAGCCTCAACGGTCTTCCCATCCGGGCAGATCAGCACGGACGTCATCAGGCCAAGGGAGCCAAAGCCTGCAGAGTAGGAAGACCTCTCGGTGCCGGCACCTTTCCTCGGGCCACTGGGGTTGAGCCCACCTGCCCTCCTGCTGTTGTAGCTGCTTCCTTGCTAtgtctccacccacccccacctatAACTGGGAGAACAGAGACTGTTTCAGGCTTGTCTACCCTTGTCCTAGGTCTCCAGGGCCCAGTACAGGGCAGAGGGGCACTCAGAGGTGGCTGTCATCAGCCTGTTAGCATAATTCTGCATCCCCTACCTCCAGGTGCCCCAGAGTCTATGGCCCCCCCAGGGCATAAGATCCCCCCAAATtctgcccacccaccctggcTGGTGACCAGGAGGCTCATTCAAGCAGAAAGAATAAAGCCTGCAGCCAGCTGTTTCACAGTGATCACTTTATCTGCTCTTTCAGGCCACTTTAAAGCTTTGTGATTTATTTCCAAGTTTTCCCAAATTCCAGATGTCAAGCTTTTCTGTGGCCAAGGTCTCCTAGTTTTCAAAAGCACCCCACAGCACCAAAATAAGAATTCTGAATgcccaagaaagaaaaagtgggCAACTTCTAGTGGAAAATTATTTGTGTAAGACTTTTTGCTGCTGGGGCAGAGGAAGGGGGAATCCCTTCTCCATTTGCACCTGGGACCTTCACACTCACCAATCTTCATACACTTAAGGGTAACTTTCATGCCTTTCTCTTGTCTGCTAGGGCTTTTCATGCTCCCATCCTAGATGGGAATTGTTCTAGTGAGAGGATCACAccaaacttttcaaaataaagtcAAAAGTTTTTATAAAGCACTGagaccctctgccttttcatcacaacctGGCGTGGGCTTCACGTTTCTCCTTATCAGGAGCTAGACCTCGCCCCCCCTCACAGAGCCTGGTTTCTCTTCCACTCGCTATGGATACATGTTGCCTCCTCCCACTATCCTTCCTGCTCTCATTCCCAATACAACTGGgctatttctttctgttcttctctAACGGCTTCACGCAGGCTTTCTGCTGCACCCCAACTTGTGTTTCAGGATGCTCTGGGGCCTGGGGGTTTGCCATCATCCCCAGTATTCTCCTACATCCAAAAGGTTTACTGTGCAAAACAAATTCTCTGTAATTTAAAGAGCATCCGGTTGTGCTTACTCCCCTTTTTCTACTAGAGCCAAACCTAGTCCAAACCTGGAGCCAAGCAGAGTCACTTGGCCCTTTCATGGACAGGAACCACCTCGGGGCTGACACATCTAGCCCTTTAGGACCTGAATTCCTACGTCCTCCTTCCTCTGGAATGGCAGCCTTAGTAATACCCCGGTCCAAAGCTAACTTAGGATCCTTCCTCACTCAAACTCCAGGGAGCCCCTGGTCCCTGCTGTCCACAGGAGACCCTGGAATGAGCAGgcgagccccagtcctgctgctcCGCTAGAGAAGTGTTCTCCCCAAAGGAGAAAATCCCCCCAGCTGGGGAAAAACAACAGTCCATCCCCGCACGGAGCAGGGGATGCCAGCGTACCTTGGGCCAGGATGTCTGACTGCACGTCTCCGTCGTAGTTCTTGCAGGCCCACACAAAGCCGCCCGAAGACTTGAGGACCTGAGCCACCATGTCGTCAATGAGGCGGTGCTCGTACCAGATCTTATTCTTGTCGAACTCAGTCTTGTAGTGCCTGGGAGCAAAAGGGCCTGTTGTGGGGAGAGGGCGGGAGGCTGACAGGTTGGGGAtccctccctgagcctctgagCTGAGACAGGTGCACTGGGACAGCCATCTCCCTGGGTGGGTAAGGGCGGCTGAGGGGACAGGGAAGAAGGGCCATGGCGTCCCTGAGAAGTATTAAAGGGAAAGGCCATTACTTCTCAAAGATCTCCTGGAAGATGTCCTTGAAGCGCCCGTCATAGGCTTTCAGAATGGTGTTCTTGGTGCTCATGTAGAGTGGCCACTTCTTCTGGATGGCATACTGGAAGCAGCTGTGCGCAAAACCCGAGATGGACTGCAGGGAGAGAGAGGTCAGAGAGAGGTCCCTGGTGTGGTCCCCCAGGGCAGGCCCAGGCCCTGGGAACAGCATCCCTTCCCTCCACAGGACCCTCGCAGGCAGCTGGGGTTAACCCAGCATCCCTGGAGTGAGCATCTGTTGTTTCTACTGGCCCAGCATCCCCCTCCCAATTTCTGGGAGTAGCCCCACCAACTGCTTTGGAAAGCTACCACCCGCCCCACTTCTTAGACCATATGGCTGGGGTGGGGCTAATGCCCTCAGCCCACCTGCCCATCTCTAGACTTGATAGTGTGTCCTGGGCTTATCCAATCAGAGCCCTTCCTCCCCTGGGCCTCCATGATTGTCTCAGAGATGGCCATGTGACCCAGGCCTGTACTTTTGCTGGAATCATGAGCAAAAAGGCACttttccgggacttccctggtggtccagtggttaagactccacacttccactgcagggggcacgggttcgatccctggtccgggaactaagatcctgaatgccacagcgcagccaaaaaaaaaaaaaaaagcagggctcTTTTCTGATAGGGTAGCCAGGCTGGCAGCGATAAGCCTGGAGCTACTGGTGGCCATTTCCTCACAGTCTGAGAATGAGCCCAAccacagaggaaaggaaagccaagAGATGGGGGTAGGGAGGGGAAGAAGTGCTTACCCAGTTCGCTGTAAGCCCAGAGTTGACAACCAATATGCCCCCAAGGACGCACCCGAGAGGGAGTGCAGGAATGGTGGGGAGCACAAGCGCCTGGCTGGGCAGGAGTGGGACAGCCCTCCACACCGGGCCCACTGCAGGGGCCTCGGAACACACCTAAGATGCATTTGCTCTCAGGCCTCAGACCTTCAGGCCACCGATGCAGGACTAGTCAGAACCACCAACCAGATGTGgctggagacagagagacaggtgtgggggagggagccGGGGAGCCGCTGCTCACCTCATCCGTGTTGTACATGCCCATGCCCACGCCACCGGCGGGGAAGCTGTACACCTCCCACTCCTTAGCTCCGCTGCCGTCCTTTGGGGTGAAGACGATCTTGAATGTGCCGGCCCGGTCAGCCACAAAGTCTGTGGCCTTGTACTGCAGAGGTGAGAGGATGGCTCAGACCAAGTGCTCCAGATGCAGGACCCAGGCCCTTGGAGCCCCACTCCCACTGTGGCCGACCTGGTCGCCGTGGGCGTGCCTGCCAATGGTGATGGGCTTGGTCCAGCCAGGGACAAGGCGTGGGATGTTTTTGCAGATGATGGGCTCCCGGAAGACAGTCCCCCCGAGGATGTTCCGGATGGTTCCATTGGGACTCTTCCACATCTTCTTCAGCTTGAACTCTATGAGGACAAAGATGAAGTGGCCCCACTGCAGTCCCCACCTTCCAACCAGAATTTGAACCCCAAGCAAGAACACATCCAGATGGGGGTCCTAAAAATCATCTGGGGGGAAGCAGCAGCAGAGTCTAGAGTGTGCACATGGGCTCCCAAATCAGATTTCCTGGCTTCAAGGTCCAGCTGTGGCACTACCTCTGACTGTCAGCCTTAGGCAAGTGGCTGAACTTAAGCCATAAGATGAAACTGTTGATAAAACACCTGGCcttttgggttgttgtgaggattaaatgcatgCATGTGtaaagtacctagaacagtggctggcacatggtAAGGCCTCTgtcagttattttatatatatatatatactttttttttctttggctgcaccgggtcttagttgtggcacgtgggatcttcattgccacatgcaggatcttcagttgcagcatgcaggatctttagttgtggcatgcatgtgggatctagttccctgaccagggattgaacctgggccccctgcattgggagcatggagtcttagccactggaccaccagggaagtcccttctgtcagttattattattcccacatCACACTTGGACGTAGCTGTCAGATGAACCTGGCAGTGTATGGCCTCACTCCAGATGCTCTAGTTCTAGCCCCAGCGCTGCCACTCACCGCCGGGTTCAGCCTAAATTACTAAGACTGTGACCCTCTACTTCCTTGTCCATAAAGTGGGGATGTATGAATCCCAGGGTtcaggagaaataaaagaaaaccagctGAAAGCGCTTAGCACTAAAATGATTCCATACCCTAAAGTCGGGAACAACCTGCATGACAGGAGGAGGCCTGCAGAGTCTGGAGATGTGTCTTGAAGGTTTCCTTCAGGCCCCTCATACTGCAGGAAATGGGGAGACAGAACTCTGCAAGTTCTGAAACCACCCTTTCTTGAATTTCCCAAACCCGGATCCTTTACCCACACACTGGTGCCATTTCATGGAACCCTCGAGAACAACCCCCAGAACCGAGGACCAGCAGCCAGTCCAAGCCTGATGGGGCACTTCTCTGAGACCGCTCCACGGCCACAGAGGCAGAGGGCAGACCTGCAGTGCCAAGACGGTGGCGGGACACGAGGGACGTTCCGAGGCTCTGAAggacacaggcctgacacccagcactACCCTGGACAGAGGTGGCCCCAGAGTCTCTCTGTAAACCTGCCTGCAAAGCAGTCCAGGAGGCCAGAGGGGGCAGGCTGCCCAAAGAGGCTGTCCTCACTGTGACAGTGTCAGCATcagcttcctccttctcctctctgtGACCGGTGACACCCACACTGGCCAGAGCCACACGGCACAGCAGAAACACCGCCAGCCTGGGAGCAGGGGACACAGACCCTGGCCCCAGCTTTGCCACCCCCAACTGTGGAACCTAGGCCAGCCCTcaacctcccctccccagcctcctccacaGGGACCTTGGAGGCTCCGCTGTGTGCTGGGCATTCGCAGGGAGACCAGGGTcatgtcccagcccccactgtccCAGCCGCCCGCCCCCGTGCCCCTCGCACCTTCCACACGGGCCTCGTCAGGGGTGATGGTAGCACACTTGACAGCCACACTGTACTTCTGGGTGGCCAGCGCAGAGTCGATGGTGACCTGATCATTGGTCTGGTCACGGTTTGGGAGCCCCAGGTCAAAATACTTGAGCTGGACGTCCACATGGGGCAGGATGAGCTAGAGACAGACGGCCGGGGCCTGGCATCAGCCCAGATGACTGTGACTCAGGGGCATGTGGGGACGGTGGCAGGGGACACCCCATCAGGGCGTGGAAGAGGAAAGGCCAGCGGTGGGCTGGCCAAAGCTGGCAAGAGGCCGGGCTCTGGAGAGAGGCCGGCAGACCAGGCTGCAGCCTCTCGGAGGGCTCATCCCCTAGCGTGGACCACACCCCCCCTGCAGTAGCCAGCCCATCAATTCAGCCAAACCCCAACTCCAAGTGCATCTAGGGTTCTCTATACAGCGGGTTCCCTCTTCTTCCCCACTCAGAAGTGGTGATTCTCAACCTTCTTCTTGAGGACAGGCACATGGACAATGTGCTCTCCCAGGCAGACCCAGCCCACAGCAACTCGGAGCCCAAGCAGCCACCCTGGGAACCATCTGCCATGGTGGCTCAAACATATCACTGTCCTCCAACAGACCCCACGCCATGACTCGCGATGACATCCTTGAACCGCTAAGGAAAGGTTAATGATGTGGTCCCCCCACATTCCGGCCCTGTTCTTCTCTCACTCCCTCAAGGAAGCACATAGGAATGTAGGGGATCAAGATGACACattcaactatactccaataaaaaataaattgaaaaaaagaaaagaagaaactccCGAAGGATAGTCAACTCATGCTGAAACACGAGTttgtttgaaaaaacaaaaaaacgacaTGATACAGGGTCAGGCTTGAATctgcacaaatttttaaaaacatgctggCTTTGGCACGTGACACAGATGGCTGAGGACAGTCCCCTGCCTGACGTCATAAGAGCCATGAGTGGCTTGGACATGACAGCAGGGTGGACGGAAGGGGAAAAACAGGACTGCTCCTGCCCACCAGGGTGACGGGTGAACCCTGGGGACCCGAAGTGGGGACCGAACACTGAGCCCGGCCGGCCATGTGAAAGGCCGCCCGCTTCGGGAGGGAACTACCTTCTCCTTGATGAACTGCCAGATAATACGGGTCATCTCATCGCCGTCCATCTCCACCACTGGCTTCGCCACCTTGATCCTCTTGTCGGCATCTAGGACCAGACACACATAGCACATCACACCCCTGGGGAGGCTGGTGGGGGAGCCCCTCTCCTCTCCGGCCAGACCCACCCTTCACTATGGAGGGAGGAGTGTCAGCCAGGGCCCAGCTGCCCAGCATTCACTCCCCCTCCTGCAGGAGCAGCTCCGAGACCACCCAGGGGAGCTGGATCCCCCACTGAGTCTGGCCAGCTGGGACTAGCCAGATGCCAGCCTGGCCAGTCAGATCCTTTCCCCTGGAACCTGACAGCAGAGGAGACCAACACAGAGAATGAGAGCGAGCTGGGGTCACCTTGTCAAGCAGCAAGCCGGGCAGAGGTTGCCTTCGGCTGCTGCCACCCAGTTCCCCAGGGCAGCCCGGAATTCCCTCTTGTCCCATCCCTGCAATTCTATGAGCTACCCCGTGTCCTTCCAAAAACTTCCTCTAACTGTTGCTTGCAACCTGAGAGCCTGACTAACATGAAGCGAGCAGGGAAACTGTATAGATCACCTCCCATGGGCCTGAGGGTGTACAATACCCTTCACATTTAATCCTCTGAACCACTCCCAAGGggagtacagtaagtcccctacatacgaaccttcaagttgtgaacttacaaagatgcgaacgtgcatttgcatgtccaatcacgtaagttagctCATGTGTCTAGTGTACATTGTCACATGCTCACACCCTCTACAAGTGggtgtgcttttgtgtactttactgtacagtactgtatagagtgcAGTAgtgcagtatctttatttcaagcccaggatatg
This sequence is a window from Mesoplodon densirostris isolate mMesDen1 chromosome 4, mMesDen1 primary haplotype, whole genome shotgun sequence. Protein-coding genes within it:
- the IDH2 gene encoding isocitrate dehydrogenase [NADP], mitochondrial isoform X2, which translates into the protein MDGDEMTRIIWQFIKEKLILPHVDVQLKYFDLGLPNRDQTNDQVTIDSALATQKYSVAVKCATITPDEARVEEFKLKKMWKSPNGTIRNILGGTVFREPIICKNIPRLVPGWTKPITIGRHAHGDQYKATDFVADRAGTFKIVFTPKDGSGAKEWEVYSFPAGGVGMGMYNTDESISGFAHSCFQYAIQKKWPLYMSTKNTILKAYDGRFKDIFQEIFEKHYKTEFDKNKIWYEHRLIDDMVAQVLKSSGGFVWACKNYDGDVQSDILAQGFGSLGLMTSVLICPDGKTVEAEAAHGTVTRHYREHQKGRPTSTNPIASIFAWTRGLEHRGKLDGNQDLIRFAQTLEKVCVETVESGAMTKDLAGCIHGLSNVKLNEHFLNTSDFLDTIKSNLDKALGQQ
- the IDH2 gene encoding isocitrate dehydrogenase [NADP], mitochondrial isoform X1, whose amino-acid sequence is MAGYLRVVRLLCRASGSGPAWAPAAVTAPSLQEQPRRHYADKRIKVAKPVVEMDGDEMTRIIWQFIKEKLILPHVDVQLKYFDLGLPNRDQTNDQVTIDSALATQKYSVAVKCATITPDEARVEEFKLKKMWKSPNGTIRNILGGTVFREPIICKNIPRLVPGWTKPITIGRHAHGDQYKATDFVADRAGTFKIVFTPKDGSGAKEWEVYSFPAGGVGMGMYNTDESISGFAHSCFQYAIQKKWPLYMSTKNTILKAYDGRFKDIFQEIFEKHYKTEFDKNKIWYEHRLIDDMVAQVLKSSGGFVWACKNYDGDVQSDILAQGFGSLGLMTSVLICPDGKTVEAEAAHGTVTRHYREHQKGRPTSTNPIASIFAWTRGLEHRGKLDGNQDLIRFAQTLEKVCVETVESGAMTKDLAGCIHGLSNVKLNEHFLNTSDFLDTIKSNLDKALGQQ
- the IDH2 gene encoding isocitrate dehydrogenase [NADP], mitochondrial isoform X3, with the protein product MWKSPNGTIRNILGGTVFREPIICKNIPRLVPGWTKPITIGRHAHGDQYKATDFVADRAGTFKIVFTPKDGSGAKEWEVYSFPAGGVGMGMYNTDESISGFAHSCFQYAIQKKWPLYMSTKNTILKAYDGRFKDIFQEIFEKHYKTEFDKNKIWYEHRLIDDMVAQVLKSSGGFVWACKNYDGDVQSDILAQGFGSLGLMTSVLICPDGKTVEAEAAHGTVTRHYREHQKGRPTSTNPIASIFAWTRGLEHRGKLDGNQDLIRFAQTLEKVCVETVESGAMTKDLAGCIHGLSNVKLNEHFLNTSDFLDTIKSNLDKALGQQ